The Daucus carota subsp. sativus chromosome 9, DH1 v3.0, whole genome shotgun sequence genome window below encodes:
- the LOC108202430 gene encoding uncharacterized protein LOC108202430 isoform X4, with product MFFMLVRPRLCYAASWQMALLTFGRHCHLYKLYFQVDDNFTQWKQPYVLYALSQIVAISSSASFHPLLRGCAGYLSSFSPSHARAASVLIDLCSGVLAPWLGQVAAKVDLTVELLEDLLGVIQDARHSLTRARAALKYIILALSGHMDDIMGRYKEVKHRILFLFEMLEPYLDPAISPLKSSIAFGNVAPVFLEKQENSCAIALNVIRTGVKKFSVLPSLESEWRRESVAPSVLLSILDPHMQLPSDINLCKFNVNENSEAQVSTGPPLSSVHYQIGVSTKHNSQVDTDLKADVSDATKTDVSEDVSLVFAPPELRSMALSTVCISPEKISDISCCLVDTKDKNAIERNVKNQFQNNIGVDDSYAIRCTDLNADYLQLVTYHDSELWATEFRRLALDLNSQNENRPESHLAAIDSLLLAAECYVNPFFLNSFKQSDISKISKTYDLADLKRVLEESHSKLDTVSHLERRRDTVVLQILLEAAQLDRKYKLISLDGEHTSSGTEGNEEVINLSQHDTYYVDAITLVRQNQELLFNFLIKRLLADKNSMHEVLMQSLVFLLHSATKLYCTPENVIDIIIESAEFLNGLLMSFYCQFKEGNLKLDPVKVHEVQRRWLLLQRLVAASSGNEGLNKPMGFTNSLRFMNLIPPSAWIQKIPTISSSSFPLVRFLGWMAVSRNAKVYQKEKLFLASDLSQLMYLLSIFSDELAVLESSANQQNQEVSINELKHLPPDKDIKLPNQKAVDQSFRAIYPEISYFFPDMKKDFESFGQIILEAVGLQLRSLSSSVVPDLLCWFSDLCSWPFIQKRDDSRLSSTEISVQYKGFMGKNAKAVILYILESIVVEHMEAMVPEVPRVVQVLVSLCQASYCDVSFLEAVLLLLNPVIAYSLHKVSDEEKLLVDEPCLNFESLCFDELFHNIRPNSEKQDEMPKKSNYSRSLTIFILASVFPELTFKRKRELLQSLGFWAAFTDCEPTMAFHDYMCAFQRIMERLKSLLSETLRVWGVLPLRVPLHSDTAVFAPCDDTFESQSWFLNDVCNNNSLTAADVKSDCTIEDAGSMNRRVCHLSVEEAICFSEEVESLISKLNPTIEVCSKLHPQMARKLTLTSAQCLMYSRCSTLVAKFISSSIGVEKQNILPADLAADFPAHWRTGLEGLAETVHVLLESHCWVVASIVLDCILGLPMCFSLDNVIASICSAIKTFSCSAPKVSWRLQCDKWLSSLLARGIHDDHGTDHSIIDLLLSMIGHPEPEQRFLALNHLGKLVGRDVDGDTEILAFTACSKLNQPELVASSCHSISAALVSSTWDQVVVVASSDMSLPLRIRAIALLISYVPFAERHQLQSLLTAVDTVLYGLTNLAQPTCEGPLIQLSLALVASVCLYSPVEDISLIPQAIWQNIEIIGKLETEKRSGDLERMACQALLGLRNEEDGSKETLEKLFSSSFHKHMDPDFESTRGTILQVLSNLTSVKSYLEFFSKKTDQKVMEMEEAELEMDLILNEQGMSESFKELKDFPDLPFLSTNAKDDNRIQQIRDRIRSLEKLKLKEDIIARRQKKLLVRRTRQKYLEEAASREAELIQRLDSERTAEAEREIERQQLLELERAKTRELRHNLDMEREKQTQRELQRELEQAEAGIRSSRREFSSSNRQPRERFRERENGRPVNEGNLRTSTASMQPDSMMPTVVLSGSRQFSGQLPTILQSRDRQDEGGGSSYEENFDGSRDSGDTGSIGDPELVSALEGQAGGSGSSQRHGPRGSKSRQIMERRDRDGRREGKWERKH from the exons ATGTTCTTTATGCTTGTGCGTCCCAG ACTCTGTTATGCAGCAAGCTGGCAAATGGCACTTCTGACTTTTGGGCGGCACTGCCACTTGTACAAGCTTTACTTCCAG GTTGATGATAATTTTACTCAATGGAAACAGCCATATGTGCTTTATGCCCTGTCACAG ATTGTGGCAAtatcatcatcagcatcatttCATCCATTACTTCGTGGATGTGCAGGTTACTTGTCATCGTTTTCTCCATCACAT GCTAGGGCTGCAAGCGTCCTCATTGATTTGTGCTCTGGTGTGCTCGCACCATGGTTAGGCCAAGTGGCTGCAAAG GTAGACCTGACTGTGGAGCTTTTGGAGGATCTTTTGGGTGTAATCCAA GATGCTCGTCATTCATTGACCCGTGCTCGTGCTGCCCTAAAATACATTATACTGGCTCTGTCTGGGCACATGGATGATATTATGGGAAGATATAAG GAGGTTAAGCATCGGATTCTCTTCCTTTTTGAGATGTTGGAACCTTATCTTGATCCAGCTATAAGCCCTCTGAAGAGTTCAATAGCGTTCGGTAATGTAGCTCCAGTATTTCTTGAGAAACAGGAAAACTCTTGCGCAATCGCACTCAATGTTATTCGCACAGGAGTAAAAAAGTTTTCTGTTCTTCCTTCTCTGGAATCTGAATGGAGGCGTGAATCAGTTGCTCCTAG CGTTCTTCTATCTATATTGGATCCACACATGCAGTTACCTTCTGATATCAATCTTTGCAAGTTCAATGTTAATGAGAATTCAGAAGCACAAGTCTCTACTGGACCACCTCTTTCTTCAGTTCATTACCAAATTGGAGTTTCTACAAAGCATAATAGCCAGGTTGATACTGATTTAAAAGCAGATGTTTCTGATGCTACAAAGACGGATGTTAGTGAGGATGTAAGTCTTGTTTTTGCCCCTCCGGAACTTAGGAGCATGGCCTTGAGTACTGTCTGTATCAGCCCTGAAAAGATCTCAGATATAAGTTGTTGCCTCGTCGACACCAAGGACAAAAATGCAATTGAGAGAAATGTAAAGAATcagtttcaaaataatataggaGTGGATGATAGTTATGCTATTAGGTGTACTGATTTGAATGCAGATTATCTTCAGCTTGTGACCTATCATGACTCTGAGTTGTGGGCTACTGAGTTTAGGCGTTTGGCTTTGGATTTGAATTCTCAAAACGAGAATAGACCTGAGAGTCATCTGGCTGCAATTGATTCTTTACTTTTAGCAGCAGAATGTTATGTGAATCCTTTCTTTTTGAATTCTTTTAAACAATCTGATATTAGCAAGATTAGTAAAACATATGATTTAGCAGATCTTAAAAGGGTTCTGGAAGAGAGCCACAGTAAACTGGATACTGTATCTCATCTAGAAAGAAGAAGGGACACTGTTGTTCTACAAATTTTACTTGAGGCCGCACAATTAGACAGGAAGTATAAGCTGATATCGTTAGATGGGGAACATACTTCATCTGGCACTGAAGGAAATGAAGAAGTCATTAATTTGTCACAACATGATACTTATTATGTGGATGCCATCACCTTAGTTCGGCAGAATCAAGAATTGTTGTTCAACTTTCTTATAAAGCGGTTACTTGCAGATAAAAATTCCATGCATGAAGTGCTCATGCAGAGTCTTGTATTCTTGTTGCATTCGGCAACTAAGCTGTATTGTACACCTGAAAATGTCATTGATATCATAATAGAATCTGCTGAGTTCTTGAATGGGCTGCTGATGTCTTTTTATTGTCAATTTAAAGAAGGAAATCTTAAGTTGGATCCTGTCAAAGTGCATGAAGTACAACGTCGTTGGCTGCTACTTCAAAGACTGGTGGCTGCTTCAAGTGGTAATGAAGGTCTGAATAAGCCCATGGGTTTCACCAATTCCCTTCGCTTTATGAACTTGATTCCTCCGTCTGCCTGGATACAGAAAATACCTACAATCTCCTCGtcttcctttcctctggttcgCTTCCTTGGTTGGATGGCGGTATCACGTAATGCCAAAGTCTATCAGAAGGAGAAGCTATTTCTTGCTTCAGATCTGTCACAGCTGAtgtatttattatctattttttcAGATGAACTTGCAGTATTGGAAAGTAGTGCCAATCAACAAAATCAGGAAGTGAGTATTAATGAACTTAAACATCTTCCTCCTGACAAAGATATCAAACTTCCTAATCAAAAGGCTGTGGATCAATCTTTTCGAGCTATCTACCCTGAAATCAGTTATTTCTTTCCTGATATGAAAAAAGATTTTGAATCCTTTGGACAGATCATATTGGAGGCAGTTGGTTTGCAGTTGAGATCTTTGTCTTCAAGTGTTGTTCCAGATCTATTGTGTTGGTTTTCAGATCTATGTTCATGGCCATTTATCCAGAAGAGAGATGACAGCAGGTTATCATCTACCGAAATTTCTGTTCAATATAAAGGCTTTATGGGGAAAAACGCAAAAGCTGTCATCCTATACATACTCGAGTCCATTGTAGTGGAGCACATGGAAGCAATGGTTCCTGAAGTGCCTAGGGTTGTTCAAGTACTTGTATCATTGTGTCAGGCCTCATACTGTGATGTATCATTTCTCGAGGCTGTATTGCTCTTGTTGAATCCAGTAATTGCATATTCTTTGCATAAGGTGTCTGATGAAGAGAAACTCTTGGTCGATGAACCCTGTCTTAATTTTGAATCTTTATGCTTCGATGAGCTTTTTCATAATATTAGACCcaatagtgagaaacaggatGAGATGCCAAAAAAAAGTAACTACAGCAGATCGCTAACAATTTTTATACTGGCTTCTGTTTTCCCGGAATTAACATTTAAACGTAAAAGGGAACTTTTACAGTCCCTTGGCTTCTGGGCTGCATTTACAGACTGTGAGCCGACAATGGCATTTCATGACTACATGTGCGCCTTTCAGAGGATAATGGAAAGGCTTAAAAGTTTGCTTTCTGAAACTTTACGAGTATGGGGTGTTCTTCCGCTTAGGGTGCCACTGCATTCTGATACAGCCGTTTTTGCACCTTGTGATGATACTTTTGAATCACAATCATGGTTTCTAAACGATGTTTGTAACAACAATAGTCTAACTGCAGCAGATGTAAAATCGGACTGCACCATTGAAGACGCCGGTTCAATGAATCGAAGGGTTTGTCATTTATCGGTTGAAGAAGCTATTTGCTTTTCTGAAGAAGTGGAGAGTCTCATCTCTAAGCTGAATCCAACTATTGAGGTCTGTTCAAAACTCCACCCTCAGATGGCCAGGAAGTTGACACTCACTTCAGCCCAATGTTTAATGTACTCAAGATGCTCAACCTTAGTCGCAAAATTCATTTCTTCTTCCATTGGTGTCGAGAAACAGAATATCCTTCCAGCTGACTTGGCTGCTGATTTTCCAGCTCATTGGAGGACAGGTCTTGAAGGTTTAGCTGAAACGGTTCATGTCCTTTTAGAATCCCATTGCTGGGTTGTTGCATCAATAGTGCTTGATTGCATTCTTGGGCTCCCGATGTGTTTTTCTTTGGATAATGTGATTGCCTCCATATGTTCTGCAATAAAGACATTTTCATGTAGTGCACCTAAAGTATCATGGAGGTTGCAGTGTGATAAGTGGTTATCTTCCTTGCTTGCAAGAGGCATTCACGATGATCATGGAACTGATCACTCAATTATTGATCTTCTCTTGTCCATGATTGGTCACCCGGAGCCAGAACAGCGTTTTCTTGCACTTAATCATTTGGGGAAGCTTGTAGGCCGAGATGTTGATGGTGATACAGAAATCTTGGCTTTTACTGCTTGCAGCAAATTGAATCAGCCTGAGCTAGTTGCTTCTAGTTGTCATTCAATATCAGCTGCTCTTGTTTCTAGTACATGGGATCAGGTAGTTGTAGTAGCATCATCTGACATGTCATTACCATTAAGAATTCGGGCCATAGCACTTCTTATAAGTTACGTTCCATTTGCTGAGCGGCATCAGTTGCAATCCCTTCTGACTGCAGTTGACACTGTTCTTTATGGTTTAACAAATCTTGCTCAGCCAACGTGTGAGGGTCCACTGATACAACTTTCATTGGCACTCGTTGCTAGTGTCTGCCTCTATTCTCCAGTTGAAGATATTTCTTTAATTCCTCAAGCTATTTGGCAAAATATTGAGATTATAGGAAAGCTAGAAACTG AAAAGAGATCAGGTGATCTTGAGAGAATGGCATGCCAGGCGTTGCTTGGTCTAAGaaatgaagaagatggttcaaaAGAG ACTCTAGAGAAATTATTTTCTTCAAGTTTTCACAAGCATATGGACCCAGATTTCGAAAGTACGCGTGGAACAATTCTCCAG GTCCTTTCCAATTTAACTTCTGTCAAGTCATATCTGGAGTTTTTCTCAAAGAAAACTGATCAAAAGGTTATG GAAATGGAGGAGGCGGAACTCGAGATGGACCTTATCCTAAATGAACAAGGGATGTCAGAATCATTTAAAGAACTCAAAGATTTTCCGGATCTCCCTTTTCTTTcaa CTAATGCGAAGGATGATAACCGCATTCAGCAAATCAGAGATAGGATACGCTCCCT TGAAAAGTTAAAACTCAAAGAAGATATTATAGCCCGTAGACAAAAAAAGTTACTTGTAAGACGTACCCGCCAAAAATATTTGGAAGAGGCGGCTTCACGCGAGGCAGAACTTATTCAACGACTAGATAG TGAGAGGACGGCTGAAGCTGAAAGAGAGATCGAGAGACAACAGCTGCTGGAACTTGAGCGTGCAAAAACCAGAGAGCTTCGGCACAACCTTGACATGGAAAGAGAAAAGCAGACACAG AGAGAACTTCAAAGGGAGCTAGAGCAAGCCGAAGCTGGAATTCGCTCATCAAGGCGAGAATTTTCTTCTTCTAACAG GCAACCTCGAGAAAGGTTTCGTGAGAGAGAAAATGGAAGACCAGTCAATGAAGGCAACCTCAGAACTAGTACTGCCAGTATGCAACCTGACTCGATGATGCCAACAGTTGTTTTATCGGGGTCCCGCCAGTTTTCAGGCCAACTTCctaccattcttcaatcacgaGACCGCCAAGATGAAGGTGGTGGCAGTAGTTATGAAGAAAATTTCGATGGAAGTCGAGACTCGGGTGATACAGGAAGCATTGGGGACCCGGAGCTAGTATCAGCCCTTGAAGGCCAGGCTGGTGGATCTGGTTCTTCCCAGAGGCATGGTCCTAGAGGAAGCAAGTCTAGGCAGATCATGGAACGGAGAGATCGGGATGGTCGTCGGGAAGGGAAATGGGAGAGAAAACATTAG
- the LOC108202430 gene encoding uncharacterized protein LOC108202430 isoform X3, which translates to MFFMLVRPRLCYAASWQMALLTFGRHCHLYKLYFQHFVLMSVVLIRLMIILLNGNSHMCFMPCHRLWQYHHQHHFIHYFVDVQARAASVLIDLCSGVLAPWLGQVAAKVDLTVELLEDLLGVIQDARHSLTRARAALKYIILALSGHMDDIMGRYKEVKHRILFLFEMLEPYLDPAISPLKSSIAFGNVAPVFLEKQENSCAIALNVIRTGVKKFSVLPSLESEWRRESVAPSVLLSILDPHMQLPSDINLCKFNVNENSEAQVSTGPPLSSVHYQIGVSTKHNSQVDTDLKADVSDATKTDVSEDVSLVFAPPELRSMALSTVCISPEKISDISCCLVDTKDKNAIERNVKNQFQNNIGVDDSYAIRCTDLNADYLQLVTYHDSELWATEFRRLALDLNSQNENRPESHLAAIDSLLLAAECYVNPFFLNSFKQSDISKISKTYDLADLKRVLEESHSKLDTVSHLERRRDTVVLQILLEAAQLDRKYKLISLDGEHTSSGTEGNEEVINLSQHDTYYVDAITLVRQNQELLFNFLIKRLLADKNSMHEVLMQSLVFLLHSATKLYCTPENVIDIIIESAEFLNGLLMSFYCQFKEGNLKLDPVKVHEVQRRWLLLQRLVAASSGNEGLNKPMGFTNSLRFMNLIPPSAWIQKIPTISSSSFPLVRFLGWMAVSRNAKVYQKEKLFLASDLSQLMYLLSIFSDELAVLESSANQQNQEVSINELKHLPPDKDIKLPNQKAVDQSFRAIYPEISYFFPDMKKDFESFGQIILEAVGLQLRSLSSSVVPDLLCWFSDLCSWPFIQKRDDSRLSSTEISVQYKGFMGKNAKAVILYILESIVVEHMEAMVPEVPRVVQVLVSLCQASYCDVSFLEAVLLLLNPVIAYSLHKVSDEEKLLVDEPCLNFESLCFDELFHNIRPNSEKQDEMPKKSNYSRSLTIFILASVFPELTFKRKRELLQSLGFWAAFTDCEPTMAFHDYMCAFQRIMERLKSLLSETLRVWGVLPLRVPLHSDTAVFAPCDDTFESQSWFLNDVCNNNSLTAADVKSDCTIEDAGSMNRRVCHLSVEEAICFSEEVESLISKLNPTIEVCSKLHPQMARKLTLTSAQCLMYSRCSTLVAKFISSSIGVEKQNILPADLAADFPAHWRTGLEGLAETVHVLLESHCWVVASIVLDCILGLPMCFSLDNVIASICSAIKTFSCSAPKVSWRLQCDKWLSSLLARGIHDDHGTDHSIIDLLLSMIGHPEPEQRFLALNHLGKLVGRDVDGDTEILAFTACSKLNQPELVASSCHSISAALVSSTWDQVVVVASSDMSLPLRIRAIALLISYVPFAERHQLQSLLTAVDTVLYGLTNLAQPTCEGPLIQLSLALVASVCLYSPVEDISLIPQAIWQNIEIIGKLETEKRSGDLERMACQALLGLRNEEDGSKETLEKLFSSSFHKHMDPDFESTRGTILQVLSNLTSVKSYLEFFSKKTDQKVMEMEEAELEMDLILNEQGMSESFKELKDFPDLPFLSTNAKDDNRIQQIRDRIRSLEKLKLKEDIIARRQKKLLVRRTRQKYLEEAASREAELIQRLDSERTAEAEREIERQQLLELERAKTRELRHNLDMEREKQTQRELQRELEQAEAGIRSSRREFSSSNRQPRERFRERENGRPVNEGNLRTSTASMQPDSMMPTVVLSGSRQFSGQLPTILQSRDRQDEGGGSSYEENFDGSRDSGDTGSIGDPELVSALEGQAGGSGSSQRHGPRGSKSRQIMERRDRDGRREGKWERKH; encoded by the exons ATGTTCTTTATGCTTGTGCGTCCCAG ACTCTGTTATGCAGCAAGCTGGCAAATGGCACTTCTGACTTTTGGGCGGCACTGCCACTTGTACAAGCTTTACTTCCAG CACTTCGTCCTAATGTCAGTAGTCCTGATCAGGTTGATGATAATTTTACTCAATGGAAACAGCCATATGTGCTTTATGCCCTGTCACAG ATTGTGGCAAtatcatcatcagcatcatttCATCCATTACTTCGTGGATGTGCAG GCTAGGGCTGCAAGCGTCCTCATTGATTTGTGCTCTGGTGTGCTCGCACCATGGTTAGGCCAAGTGGCTGCAAAG GTAGACCTGACTGTGGAGCTTTTGGAGGATCTTTTGGGTGTAATCCAA GATGCTCGTCATTCATTGACCCGTGCTCGTGCTGCCCTAAAATACATTATACTGGCTCTGTCTGGGCACATGGATGATATTATGGGAAGATATAAG GAGGTTAAGCATCGGATTCTCTTCCTTTTTGAGATGTTGGAACCTTATCTTGATCCAGCTATAAGCCCTCTGAAGAGTTCAATAGCGTTCGGTAATGTAGCTCCAGTATTTCTTGAGAAACAGGAAAACTCTTGCGCAATCGCACTCAATGTTATTCGCACAGGAGTAAAAAAGTTTTCTGTTCTTCCTTCTCTGGAATCTGAATGGAGGCGTGAATCAGTTGCTCCTAG CGTTCTTCTATCTATATTGGATCCACACATGCAGTTACCTTCTGATATCAATCTTTGCAAGTTCAATGTTAATGAGAATTCAGAAGCACAAGTCTCTACTGGACCACCTCTTTCTTCAGTTCATTACCAAATTGGAGTTTCTACAAAGCATAATAGCCAGGTTGATACTGATTTAAAAGCAGATGTTTCTGATGCTACAAAGACGGATGTTAGTGAGGATGTAAGTCTTGTTTTTGCCCCTCCGGAACTTAGGAGCATGGCCTTGAGTACTGTCTGTATCAGCCCTGAAAAGATCTCAGATATAAGTTGTTGCCTCGTCGACACCAAGGACAAAAATGCAATTGAGAGAAATGTAAAGAATcagtttcaaaataatataggaGTGGATGATAGTTATGCTATTAGGTGTACTGATTTGAATGCAGATTATCTTCAGCTTGTGACCTATCATGACTCTGAGTTGTGGGCTACTGAGTTTAGGCGTTTGGCTTTGGATTTGAATTCTCAAAACGAGAATAGACCTGAGAGTCATCTGGCTGCAATTGATTCTTTACTTTTAGCAGCAGAATGTTATGTGAATCCTTTCTTTTTGAATTCTTTTAAACAATCTGATATTAGCAAGATTAGTAAAACATATGATTTAGCAGATCTTAAAAGGGTTCTGGAAGAGAGCCACAGTAAACTGGATACTGTATCTCATCTAGAAAGAAGAAGGGACACTGTTGTTCTACAAATTTTACTTGAGGCCGCACAATTAGACAGGAAGTATAAGCTGATATCGTTAGATGGGGAACATACTTCATCTGGCACTGAAGGAAATGAAGAAGTCATTAATTTGTCACAACATGATACTTATTATGTGGATGCCATCACCTTAGTTCGGCAGAATCAAGAATTGTTGTTCAACTTTCTTATAAAGCGGTTACTTGCAGATAAAAATTCCATGCATGAAGTGCTCATGCAGAGTCTTGTATTCTTGTTGCATTCGGCAACTAAGCTGTATTGTACACCTGAAAATGTCATTGATATCATAATAGAATCTGCTGAGTTCTTGAATGGGCTGCTGATGTCTTTTTATTGTCAATTTAAAGAAGGAAATCTTAAGTTGGATCCTGTCAAAGTGCATGAAGTACAACGTCGTTGGCTGCTACTTCAAAGACTGGTGGCTGCTTCAAGTGGTAATGAAGGTCTGAATAAGCCCATGGGTTTCACCAATTCCCTTCGCTTTATGAACTTGATTCCTCCGTCTGCCTGGATACAGAAAATACCTACAATCTCCTCGtcttcctttcctctggttcgCTTCCTTGGTTGGATGGCGGTATCACGTAATGCCAAAGTCTATCAGAAGGAGAAGCTATTTCTTGCTTCAGATCTGTCACAGCTGAtgtatttattatctattttttcAGATGAACTTGCAGTATTGGAAAGTAGTGCCAATCAACAAAATCAGGAAGTGAGTATTAATGAACTTAAACATCTTCCTCCTGACAAAGATATCAAACTTCCTAATCAAAAGGCTGTGGATCAATCTTTTCGAGCTATCTACCCTGAAATCAGTTATTTCTTTCCTGATATGAAAAAAGATTTTGAATCCTTTGGACAGATCATATTGGAGGCAGTTGGTTTGCAGTTGAGATCTTTGTCTTCAAGTGTTGTTCCAGATCTATTGTGTTGGTTTTCAGATCTATGTTCATGGCCATTTATCCAGAAGAGAGATGACAGCAGGTTATCATCTACCGAAATTTCTGTTCAATATAAAGGCTTTATGGGGAAAAACGCAAAAGCTGTCATCCTATACATACTCGAGTCCATTGTAGTGGAGCACATGGAAGCAATGGTTCCTGAAGTGCCTAGGGTTGTTCAAGTACTTGTATCATTGTGTCAGGCCTCATACTGTGATGTATCATTTCTCGAGGCTGTATTGCTCTTGTTGAATCCAGTAATTGCATATTCTTTGCATAAGGTGTCTGATGAAGAGAAACTCTTGGTCGATGAACCCTGTCTTAATTTTGAATCTTTATGCTTCGATGAGCTTTTTCATAATATTAGACCcaatagtgagaaacaggatGAGATGCCAAAAAAAAGTAACTACAGCAGATCGCTAACAATTTTTATACTGGCTTCTGTTTTCCCGGAATTAACATTTAAACGTAAAAGGGAACTTTTACAGTCCCTTGGCTTCTGGGCTGCATTTACAGACTGTGAGCCGACAATGGCATTTCATGACTACATGTGCGCCTTTCAGAGGATAATGGAAAGGCTTAAAAGTTTGCTTTCTGAAACTTTACGAGTATGGGGTGTTCTTCCGCTTAGGGTGCCACTGCATTCTGATACAGCCGTTTTTGCACCTTGTGATGATACTTTTGAATCACAATCATGGTTTCTAAACGATGTTTGTAACAACAATAGTCTAACTGCAGCAGATGTAAAATCGGACTGCACCATTGAAGACGCCGGTTCAATGAATCGAAGGGTTTGTCATTTATCGGTTGAAGAAGCTATTTGCTTTTCTGAAGAAGTGGAGAGTCTCATCTCTAAGCTGAATCCAACTATTGAGGTCTGTTCAAAACTCCACCCTCAGATGGCCAGGAAGTTGACACTCACTTCAGCCCAATGTTTAATGTACTCAAGATGCTCAACCTTAGTCGCAAAATTCATTTCTTCTTCCATTGGTGTCGAGAAACAGAATATCCTTCCAGCTGACTTGGCTGCTGATTTTCCAGCTCATTGGAGGACAGGTCTTGAAGGTTTAGCTGAAACGGTTCATGTCCTTTTAGAATCCCATTGCTGGGTTGTTGCATCAATAGTGCTTGATTGCATTCTTGGGCTCCCGATGTGTTTTTCTTTGGATAATGTGATTGCCTCCATATGTTCTGCAATAAAGACATTTTCATGTAGTGCACCTAAAGTATCATGGAGGTTGCAGTGTGATAAGTGGTTATCTTCCTTGCTTGCAAGAGGCATTCACGATGATCATGGAACTGATCACTCAATTATTGATCTTCTCTTGTCCATGATTGGTCACCCGGAGCCAGAACAGCGTTTTCTTGCACTTAATCATTTGGGGAAGCTTGTAGGCCGAGATGTTGATGGTGATACAGAAATCTTGGCTTTTACTGCTTGCAGCAAATTGAATCAGCCTGAGCTAGTTGCTTCTAGTTGTCATTCAATATCAGCTGCTCTTGTTTCTAGTACATGGGATCAGGTAGTTGTAGTAGCATCATCTGACATGTCATTACCATTAAGAATTCGGGCCATAGCACTTCTTATAAGTTACGTTCCATTTGCTGAGCGGCATCAGTTGCAATCCCTTCTGACTGCAGTTGACACTGTTCTTTATGGTTTAACAAATCTTGCTCAGCCAACGTGTGAGGGTCCACTGATACAACTTTCATTGGCACTCGTTGCTAGTGTCTGCCTCTATTCTCCAGTTGAAGATATTTCTTTAATTCCTCAAGCTATTTGGCAAAATATTGAGATTATAGGAAAGCTAGAAACTG AAAAGAGATCAGGTGATCTTGAGAGAATGGCATGCCAGGCGTTGCTTGGTCTAAGaaatgaagaagatggttcaaaAGAG ACTCTAGAGAAATTATTTTCTTCAAGTTTTCACAAGCATATGGACCCAGATTTCGAAAGTACGCGTGGAACAATTCTCCAG GTCCTTTCCAATTTAACTTCTGTCAAGTCATATCTGGAGTTTTTCTCAAAGAAAACTGATCAAAAGGTTATG GAAATGGAGGAGGCGGAACTCGAGATGGACCTTATCCTAAATGAACAAGGGATGTCAGAATCATTTAAAGAACTCAAAGATTTTCCGGATCTCCCTTTTCTTTcaa CTAATGCGAAGGATGATAACCGCATTCAGCAAATCAGAGATAGGATACGCTCCCT TGAAAAGTTAAAACTCAAAGAAGATATTATAGCCCGTAGACAAAAAAAGTTACTTGTAAGACGTACCCGCCAAAAATATTTGGAAGAGGCGGCTTCACGCGAGGCAGAACTTATTCAACGACTAGATAG TGAGAGGACGGCTGAAGCTGAAAGAGAGATCGAGAGACAACAGCTGCTGGAACTTGAGCGTGCAAAAACCAGAGAGCTTCGGCACAACCTTGACATGGAAAGAGAAAAGCAGACACAG AGAGAACTTCAAAGGGAGCTAGAGCAAGCCGAAGCTGGAATTCGCTCATCAAGGCGAGAATTTTCTTCTTCTAACAG GCAACCTCGAGAAAGGTTTCGTGAGAGAGAAAATGGAAGACCAGTCAATGAAGGCAACCTCAGAACTAGTACTGCCAGTATGCAACCTGACTCGATGATGCCAACAGTTGTTTTATCGGGGTCCCGCCAGTTTTCAGGCCAACTTCctaccattcttcaatcacgaGACCGCCAAGATGAAGGTGGTGGCAGTAGTTATGAAGAAAATTTCGATGGAAGTCGAGACTCGGGTGATACAGGAAGCATTGGGGACCCGGAGCTAGTATCAGCCCTTGAAGGCCAGGCTGGTGGATCTGGTTCTTCCCAGAGGCATGGTCCTAGAGGAAGCAAGTCTAGGCAGATCATGGAACGGAGAGATCGGGATGGTCGTCGGGAAGGGAAATGGGAGAGAAAACATTAG